TTCTCGGACTTTTTTgtcagatgatttatcatgtTGTGTTCTTTCATAGAGCTGTGTTATTTCAAATGAGGTAAAGGTGAATCCCACTTGTTTTGGCGGGATAAATAATTTGATtgcaatataataaataatagtaTTTACATtcacattaaatttttttttttcaaaattatagaAAGTTAATAAATATCATAATATAGTTAGTCATGCCacgattaatttatttttaataagatATGCGagaaagataaaaattaaattattaagaaaaataaattcatgccTCAAGTTTTTCATCACATATTATTATAAAACTTTTTAAATTGCTTATTACCGAATATaattgaaatttaatttttaaatatttcaaaaaattttaaaaattattaggataataactaaaattataaataataaaaagaacCATACCAAAACTTTCACATTCTAATGTtacaaggaaaaaaaaaaccatataCTTTGTTTCATATTGAATTTATACATCTTATAAGATATATTGAAGaagatgtataaaataaaaaccAAGTAAAGATCAAATATAAAGTTTAATATATACTAGCTATTTTGCACATGTGATTCGTTtgtgtgtaattttttttacaattatcGAGAGACTAAAgataaatttgacaaattatcaAGAGACTGAATtgctatttaaatttttataataaaaaaattaaaaacaaaagtgtattgaaaattaaaaaaattaaaacaaaaatataatattgatattagaTAAGAACAAAATTAGAAGAGTCAAAACAGAGCAAgacattatttttgtttttattataaaaattctttttttaaaataatattttaaaaattcttaataataataatagatttaaATTAGTAGTTTTATATTTAGGGACCTTAAAAAAAACGTCACGTGACATGTCAAGTTTCGCCAGGTTGGCTCGTGAATCGAACCCCTCGAACACGCTTGTTTTGAACGCGTGACTCACACGCGGAAATTTCTTTTTGGATCTAAGCTTCATCACGCTGAGTAAATACTTTCTTCCATTTTTTTTCCTCACCGGCTTGAAACCTAACCGTAGTTATGGCAGTGTCAAGGAGCAAATCAATCATCTTTTAGCAGCTTTTTTAATTACCGACAAACGGAGCCCGCAAATCTTCGATATCTTCTCTAATGGGTCGATATGAAGTCAGATTGCGAATGAATTTCATGTAGCTGGAGGAAAACTTAAAAATTAGGGTTCTCAATTATGGAGCCGCGAGTGGGGAATAAGTATCGACTCGGTCGGAAAATAGGCAGCGGATCTTTTGGGGAGATATACCTAGGTGCAGTTTCTACGattttgttttcaaaattttctcacTTTGGTTCGTTGTCGATTGATTGTATCGTCGTTTGATGCAGGGACGAATTTTCAGACTAATGAGGAGGTGGCAATTAAGCTCGTGAgttctttgaatttttaagtccaaatttatttattttttatcaaaGCTAGCGATGAGTTTGGAATCATGGTGCTTAATTGCTTGTGCAAGTCATATTCCGTTTGATTTCTAACATTTTAGAGATGCTGCAAAATGGAATGAAATTAAGATTATATCTTCAAGGACATTTTTCAGGAAAAATGTTCAGGCACACGTTTCTTTCGTGGTTTCCTTGTGTTTTTCGTAGGGAGTCTAAGATACAAACATCTCTTAGGAGTTAATATTCTCTAATTCGAGCTGGAAAAGATATGATTATTAAGATCTTTGTCATTCTTTTGGCAGTTTCGTGTCTTGAGAAGCATCATGTATACATCAAGTCACTGCTtgatgcataatcatatatatGCTTTGGAATGGAAAAGAAAATTATCCTCAGGAGTGGTTTGTGGTTTGTGGTTTCATATTACTCAAGAATTTAGTGTCTCTGTTAATAATACATTTTTTGAgtaaattttcgtttttttccCGGGTGTCGCAGCACAATACATCAAGTCACTGCTtgatgcataatcatatatatGCTTTGGAATGGAAAAGAAAATTATCCTCAGGAGTGGCGTGTGGTTTGTGGTTTCATATTATTCAAGAATTTAGTGGGCTTGGTACGATTTTCTCTGTGTTACGAGTTTCATATTTTTTGGAAGTAAGTTAGAATGTTCTCACTGACTTGACCACATGAAGGTGGGATGATTGGTGATGTGTATACTTGGTTCTTATAATTTTGTTGTGGTTCTTGGTAGTAGATGAATTCGCCCCCTAATATGTAGACGTTTCACTTTTTTCTCAGTGTCTGTAGAGGAACAGATATAACAGAAGGTGTGGAACTGCTCTACTCAGCAGCGCAACTGCAAAATTTTGCACTATGTTTTATAGTAGTTTTATCGTGGACTCTTTAGACATTAATTGTCTTTTATACACGGCCTTTCTATTTTCTACCGGGCACTAGTTTGATGTGAACCCTTAGTAGTTTTTCATCAAATTGATTAGATATAAACTAATACGTTATACCCTTGATCCCAATATACGTATAACTTATTGATATAGATCCACCAACTTTAGGTATCTATTGATACTACCCTATTTGAAACTAGCTTGAATTTATTCATCCATAGATCTTTTTCTGCAGGTATCGTCGTTTTTTCCTTTAGAAATTACATGCCATACCATATTTTCCgaaagaaataaatatgttttatacTACAAGTATAAGTTGAAAAAAGCATATAATTTAACTCTTGAGTTGATCAAACTGTTTATCGTGTCTCATTAAGAGTTTAATGTTGATGGCCGATCATGACAAGACTATTAGTTCTCGTCATGAATAGTATTTCAACAATTTTCTGTGCAAGCACAGTGGATAGTGTTATTCCATGATTGCAGAGCCTTGAAGTATTGCAAGCATCATTCTTTTATGTTGCTATGTATTTCTTTTGAACATGAAAACTAATCCACAGGGGAAGGGTTTGGGTATGTCTCTTAAAATCTTTGATCATTATGTGTTGATTGGTCGAgaattaacaaataaaatgtGATACCAATGTTCCAACTATTTGTTTTTAAGAAAACCATTAACCCTTGTTTGTTTTAAGCTACCTTTTCTTCccacttgtttttcttttattttttatttttttaggagTAGTTGTATGTCTTGAAATCTCTCTTTTGATGAGGTCCGTTTTCTGACATCTGCAGGAAAATGTGAAGACAAAACATCCACAATTGCTATATGAGTCAAAGTTGTACAGAATTTTACAGGGCGGAAGTAATGCTTTATTAAGAATATCTTATCATTGTTGATCTAATCACGGACTTCTCTCATAAACTATATTTGACGGTTGTCATGGTTGTAATTCCATCACTTTCATCAACTTTCAGCTGGCATACCAAATGTAAAATGGTTTGGTGTGGAAGGTGATTACAATGTTTTAGTTATGGACTTGCTTGGACCCAGCCTTGAGGATCTATTCAATTTTTGTACTAGGAAACTTTCTCTCAAGACTGTTCTCATGCTTGCTGATCAAATGGTTAATCCTTTATTATATGTTGTTTTGGACCACACTAATTTATGAATAATTATGTAGCAGCGTTTTAATACAGATTCCAGAAATTGTTATAATAAGCTATCTCAAATATTAATGTCAGATTAATCGTGTTGAATTTGTCCATTCTAAGTCATTTCTACATCGGGACATCAAACCCGATAATTTCCTCATGGGATTGGGACGGCGTGCAAATCAGGTCACTGCTTGCTGCtattcttcattttatttggaCATTTCTATTAGAACATATATCTGATGTATTATGCTATTTTGACAATGATGCTAGGTATATGTCATTGATTTTGGTCTGGCTAAGAAATACAGAGACAGTTCAACCCACCAACATATTCCTTACAGGTGAGATGAAAATCAGTTACTTTTGTCGGTAACCGTTGCGTAGATGACACTTGTTGCATTTGTGCTTCAAATTTGAAAAGGTTGCTATTCCTTTCCTGTTTTCACTTTCACTTTATGTTAAATTGGTTTATAGAATTTTTAGCTATTTGAGATATCTTGAGGCACTTAGCTCCATGGTCGTACGTGACTTGTTGGCCCTTGAATGTTGCATGTGAATCACCAATTTGTAACCCAACATTTTTTATTGTAGAATTATACTGCGAGTGCTTTTCATTGATTAATTTTTTCCCTCTTTCAGTGGCTTATCAACTGAATACACCGACCATTGCACAAAAATGTATTCTGATGCCAATCTAGAAATTAGATACATAAATGCAACTTTTGATACAAATCAACTTGTTTGCTTCTCAGTTTTCATTTGCAGATCACGTCGTATTCAATTCTATGctggatatttttttttctgaaatCAGTATTTCTGCATATGTGATTGTTTCTTAATCTTTGTTTTGAGTTACATCTATCTTGACTGTAGGGAGAACAAAAACTTAACTGGAACTGCACGATATGCCAGCATGAATACTCACCTGGGCATTGGTAAGTGATTGTTTCTTTTCTACCCTTATCTATTTGATTCATAAACTCGTGTTATTTAAATTTCCCGCTTCTTGAATTTTTCTTCATGCGCTGTATAGAGCAAAGCAGGAGAGATGATTTGGAATCACTTGGATATGTCCTCATGTACTTTTTGAGAGGAACGTAAgtattacttaaaatcatagtCATCATGGTTCTTATAATGCAATAGCTGTCCTGTGACATGTGTACTGCGTAGTCTTCCTTGGCAGGGATTAAAAGCAGGCACTAAGAAAcagaaatatgagaaaattagcGAGAAAAAGGTTTCAACTTCTATTGAGGTGATTTACGATGAACATTATAGTTTGGATGTACTCGGTAATAGTTATGTGCCTGTTTAACGATTGAGTTACTTTTCTCCAGTCGCTTTGCCGGGGTTATCCAACTGAGTTTGCATCATATTTTCATTATTGCCGTGCACTGCGTTTTGAGGACAAACCTGATTATGCATATTTGAAGAGAATATTCCGTGATCTTTTCATTCGTGAAGGTTGAAATATCTTCTCTTGAAAAGTTTTACCTTCACTCCTCAATTCTTTTAATGTTTCAGTTGTACTAAGAAAGCTGATAAATAGTAGATTACTATCCCTTTTTTTGCAGGTTTTcaatttgattatatttttgattgGACTATTTTGAAGTGTCAGCAATCACAGATGGCTGCTCCTCCATCCCGAGCTCTTGTAAGTGAAAGAGGCTGAGATTTCATTGAGTCGTGATTTTCATTTTATGCTTTTTTTATGTCTTCTTGTTTCAGGGGCCGAGTACTGGAACGAGCTTTGGACTCCCCCCTGCAATTCCCAATGTTGAACGTCACCTAGGTTCATACACTTGGATTTGTCCTTTGGTCATCTTTCTTAGACATAATCATTGTGATTTATTTAGACAGTTTAAGTTCGAAACAATTTACCTCGCTGCATATGTTTGTTATTGATCTTTCTTTGGGTATATGACTATATGTTGCTTCGACATCATGGATAGTTTCTGGCACACATTTGGGTAAATTCTTTTATCTTTTTAACTTTGCTGTAGGTGAGGAAGAGGGGAGACAAGGTGCCACCACTTCTTCAGCAGATCCAACTAGAAGGAGAAGTTCTAGACAAATTGTTAATGCTGGCAGCTTCTCTAGACAAAAGAGCCCAGTGGCAAACGATTCAACAAGCAAGGATGCTATGGTATAAATTTACTTCCCACGATTGACTTGTAGATTACAGCTCTGTTCTTGTTATTGTACTTGTAGAGGGCAATAGGCGTTGCAGGTCAGGTAGAATACTTGGTGTTGAACTTTGGAAATGCATATCGAGTTATTTGTTTATTTGTCATCTTTTGGGGCACTTTGTAGGCTAGGAGTTGAAAGTGAACTTGAAAGTGAAGGCTATCGTGAGTACAAAAATAGTTAAACTAGCAAATCCACGTCGGCTTTTTAAATACCACACTAAATGGAATACTTTGTACAGCAGTGTTGAACAATTTGAAGATATGCTGGGTATACCATTTTGGGGTTTAGGCAGCCAAATCTAGTATTTATGACGGAGGGTGAAATTTGGACCAATTCCCCAACTTTTTTCTGGTTCGGACATGCCGATTTCCTCGTTCACATCTTATCTTGGGTAAAATGAATGATTACATGGTGTGTATAAATTTAGATGGTCATGCATTTTCAAATTTCAGTCATATCACCTAGACAAGCTGTCCTACATTAGTCTAACTTCTTTGGTGGTTTGCAGTTGTCAAGCTCCACTTTCTTCGGAAAGTCCAGCGGATCGCTGAGACGGGGAGTTATATCCGGAACCCGAGACACTTCCACTATGGGAAATGATTCTGATCCTTCCCGTTCTCGTACCCCTGAGGCGGCTAGCACAGCTACTGTAAACAAAATCTCAATTGGACAGAGAAGCTCACCCATTGTTATGTCATCTGAACCAAAATATACTTCTTATGGGAGGACTAATTACGACTCTGCAATAAAGGGTATTGAGAGCCTGCGTTTTGAGGATGAAGGAAGGATTGATGAAGATAGAAATCATCCTTGATGTAATGAAATATGAAGCTATCTATTTATTGAATAGTGTCGTAGTCACGAGGTAAGTTTAAAAGACTCTTGGTAATTCTCCTAGGAACAGATTTGATTTCAAAATCTCAAGGCTGTCAATATTTGTGCTTGTGAGGATATATAGAGCTGATATATACATGAGAGAATTGCACGAGAGAGTTTTTAGTTGATTCCATTTGGGTGTTTCTGAGTTGTAAAATTGACCACcgtaatcttttttttttcacaaaattattcCTGTCCAAGTTCAGATAAATGGACTCAATTTAAGCTTCGAATGTAACcctattttaagtttttgagaagTTCGATGCTTTTAAGTACTTCCTCCTTGTCTCGTGATGGacatgtttttttgttttttgttttttgttttttgttttatgtggagctTGTTTTTGCTGCTTCGTCAGGCTACAAAATGCACTGTCCTGACTCCTGAGGTAATATAATTAAAGAATGCGTGAGATGTAAATTTTGTTGTATAAAACACCACAGTAAGTTAAGATAATTGATCCAACAACAATAGCACCTTAGAGCACCAGAAATATATTGTTTTTCTGTTTTTTGGTTTTtcagataaaataaaaatattacatgTTCCGGATCACCTCTTCTTGGAGAAACAGTTATGAACAAGCACAACGAGTTCAAAATTAGGTTCTCaatcttttcaaaaataatataacaCAAATTCAAACTTAAagaataacaataataatagaCAATAAATTAAAGACAACTCGCAATATGTATCCATATTATgattacaaaaaaataaattaaagacaACTCGCAATATGTATCCATATTATgattacaaaaaaataaattaaaaacaagTCACGATACATAACAACTCCGGATATGGACAATACACGACTCCTTTTAATAGAATATTAGATTTAACGTAAAAGAAGTAAAGGAAGATTCTCTTCAAGTAAGAAAACCGCATCCATCGATTGAATATTGCATTAATCTAGCGACCTACACATTTTGTTTAAACTTATATGAAAAtcatgtaaatgaaccaaagcAGGTTATCATAGACGCCAAAAATCTCATATTCCACCTGTTTACGCTACTTTTTGTCACTTATTTCCACATAATGCCCAAGCTAAATTTAGAACAAAACTCAAGGACGAAACAGAATAGCATCACAATGAATGAAAAAACTTTGTCCTCTTATATAAGTGATAGCTaataaattttctatttttcagtttTTTAAAATCACAATGTATTTCAAATATTACATTATCAAAGTCGTTTCATATTCATATCTTGATGTTTTAGATCTCAGTGACTACTAGGACTTCTTTTTCATTTTACTTAACAATATCTATCAAACTTAGACCACAAGAAGGGAAAATATATGAACTAAGTCAGGGAAGATTGCTTCCCGTAATTTATATGTCGAACCTTGTTGTTTGAAGTGTGGCAAGTGGAGGCCCTGCACTGGAGAAGTACATCGCAAGATCAACATCAATGTCATCGTACTTGGTAATGAAGGGGTGCacctatttttatgaaaatatataatCGTTACCAGTTCCAAAAGAATAAATTTTAAGATGAGCAGAGCAGTTAGCATGCAGTACCATAAGTTCATTCGCTGACAATCTATCTTTGGGATCCTTTTGTATGCTGAGAAAATCAAAATCCACAAAATGACATGTGTGCTAGAAAGGCAAAGCTAATCAAAAGATTCAGAAATGATATTACATAAATTACCAGGGTTTTGTGAGTATTACACCTTCTCGGAGTCATAAATTAAtagaaaattaaaacaaatactTAGTTTAATATTTACCATGCAGAAATAAACGAACAAAACTCGGGAGAAAATAAATCAGAAGGCGCAGAAGGTGCCGGTTGATTGACAATGGTGTCCATCAATTCATAGACATTTATCCATCCACCTGGCTGTGGTGAGGAGTATGGAAAATGCCCTATTGAACATTCAAGAAGAACCAAAACCAAGGCTCCAGATGTCGCTTCTGTATCCATGGGTGCATCCCAAGATTCTCTCAGGCTAAAACATGAAGATGGAAACGTAAAGTGTATTGGTCATACATGAAGGTAAACCGCCAAAATCCATAGTATGATGAAATGTGATTATACTTCATTTAGAAGGAACCAAATGCATGTGTGCCATAAATGAATGCTCCCTTTGGGAAGTGTATGCTCGTACTATTTGCTCACGCGATAAAATTTTCACAAGATAAAGCTATAATATCTTGATTTTCCATAAGGTCTAAACTGAGATTGTTATTTGCAAAGAACTTTCCTCAATGACACATCATCATAGATTCAAAATTATGACAAATTGACAAATCAACCACAGCAAGGGAGCATCTAAAAACAAGATAAAACGAGTACCATTCACAGTAAAAAATTTGATTAGGATGAGAAGCATTATACTCACAGACATATAGTTGTACGTGCCAACAAAGGTGTTGGCCAAACCTGATGTGCTAGCCAGAATTGCACTGACCCCAAAATCGGTGATCTTTACTTCACCTCTGTGGTTTACAAGCAAATTTGATGGCTTCAGATCCCTGTGAATGACATGTCTTTTATGATGAAGATACCACAAACCTTTGAGTACCTATGATGTCACCAGAATTTGGAGAGACTTTTATATTACTAGCGCTTGAGAAACATTTGTTGGCTAAGGATCAGAAGCAAAATGATATGTTACCTGTTTACAAATTGCAGCAAGATACGGTTCCGGAATCTTATTAACCTTCTTCAGAAAATCTGCAAGAGATCCCCCATCCATGTACTCCAAGACTATAGAGATTGCACCGTTGTCGTAGAAAGAATGATAGCAAACTACAACATAGGGACACTGGGATAACTGAAAAATTTTCAGTTCCTGCGCAATATGCTTTCTAGCTGACTCTTCACTATTCATTTGAATAACCTGAATCAAGTGTTAAATTTTAAAAGGAAACTGAATTTAGTGACACACACAGATTAAGTGGCATATTCTAAAGAACTCTCTTTAATCTTATCtaatctatatacctataagaatttcatttttccATCTCTTTCATGTCTTTGTTCTACCATTTTCATAGATAATTTTAGTGTAACATGAATCTTTTGTTAATATATAGAACGATCTTGTGTACCTTGAGAGCGAAAAATTGACCGGTCCATTTATGTTGCACCAAGCGCACAATACCACCATTTCCCTTGCCAATAACTTGGATCGCTTCAAAGTCAGCTAAGCACAACTGGTTTTCTGATGGCTGTATTAATTTTGGCTGAAAGAAATTCAAACCATGCAAATTTAAAGCATGTTTCCATAGCGGCCATGCGGTTTCAACTATTCATAGAAATCGTTCTAGCAGCGGCACAAAAGATTAAATTCATTAGTTAGGGACAGTATAAATTCACGATTTCACGTATGTTGCTACATAATTG
The sequence above is a segment of the Primulina tabacum isolate GXHZ01 chromosome 6, ASM2559414v2, whole genome shotgun sequence genome. Coding sequences within it:
- the LOC142548430 gene encoding casein kinase 1-like protein 2 isoform X2, with the translated sequence MDLLGPSLEDLFNFCTRKLSLKTVLMLADQMINRVEFVHSKSFLHRDIKPDNFLMGLGRRANQVYVIDFGLAKKYRDSSTHQHIPYRENKNLTGTARYASMNTHLGIEQSRRDDLESLGYVLMYFLRGTLPWQGLKAGTKKQKYEKISEKKVSTSIESLCRGYPTEFASYFHYCRALRFEDKPDYAYLKRIFRDLFIREGFQFDYIFDWTILKCQQSQMAAPPSRALGPSTGTSFGLPPAIPNVERHLGEEEGRQGATTSSADPTRRRSSRQIVNAGSFSRQKSPVANDSTSKDAMLSSSTFFGKSSGSLRRGVISGTRDTSTMGNDSDPSRSRTPEAASTATVNKISIGQRSSPIVMSSEPKYTSYGRTNYDSAIKGIESLRFEDEGRIDEDRNHP
- the LOC142548430 gene encoding casein kinase 1-like protein 12 isoform X1, with translation MEPRVGNKYRLGRKIGSGSFGEIYLGTNFQTNEEVAIKLENVKTKHPQLLYESKLYRILQGGTGIPNVKWFGVEGDYNVLVMDLLGPSLEDLFNFCTRKLSLKTVLMLADQMINRVEFVHSKSFLHRDIKPDNFLMGLGRRANQVYVIDFGLAKKYRDSSTHQHIPYRENKNLTGTARYASMNTHLGIEQSRRDDLESLGYVLMYFLRGTLPWQGLKAGTKKQKYEKISEKKVSTSIESLCRGYPTEFASYFHYCRALRFEDKPDYAYLKRIFRDLFIREGFQFDYIFDWTILKCQQSQMAAPPSRALGPSTGTSFGLPPAIPNVERHLGEEEGRQGATTSSADPTRRRSSRQIVNAGSFSRQKSPVANDSTSKDAMLSSSTFFGKSSGSLRRGVISGTRDTSTMGNDSDPSRSRTPEAASTATVNKISIGQRSSPIVMSSEPKYTSYGRTNYDSAIKGIESLRFEDEGRIDEDRNHP